Within the Gracilinema caldarium DSM 7334 genome, the region GATACTCTAGGGTTATAAACCGATAGGGTTCACCCTGAATATAAAGTGTTCTGGTAGTATCTGCTACTTCAGGAAAAAAGGTATACAGTTCCGGTTTTCCCTGATTAGCATTAATGAGTACCTTTCCCTCTTTGTTCCGGATAATAACATATCCTGAAAATTCATGTGCAAGAATATTCAATCGTTTCGTAATATCATCCAAGAGAATATCAACTGTTATTACCCCGCGAACTGTTCCATTATTCTTATAGAGGGGAAGGCTTGCAGCAATTACTTGATTACCTGTTGAAACAAGATGATAGGGCTCTGAAAAAGTTATGTGCCCTGCAGCAATTGCATTCTGATACCAGGGCCGTTTTCGTGGATCGTAGTCAGGACGACGAGCGTGTTCCATTTCAGCACCGTCTTGGGTTGTATAAAACCAAAGGAGATCACCACCGGTCTCTTTTCCTGCCCTGCCATAGCGGATGCTACCATCCTCCATTCGTTGAACCTCAGCATATTCGCCATCGTTAAAACCAGCGGCAATGATATGCAGTTCCCGAAAAGATTCAAGTTCTTTCTTAAAAAGGCGAAGGAGAGTTTCAGGGCCGAGGTCTGGATCAATCTCGAAAAGAATACGGTCTGTCTCAAGCAAGGTAATAGTATTTTCTAGATAAGCAGAAAATTGCTCAAACACAAGCCGGGAAGAACGTTCTGCAAGATCCTGAATACTCGCATCGGAAAAGGCCCGTAATCCCCGGGCTGAAATAAACCAGGATACGGCAAACACAAAAGCAAGTAATACACTAAAGGCTCCAAAAAGAGTCCGTTTTAGCTTTCCTCTGCTGAATAACCAGAAAAAAGTATCAGTAAGTCGTTGAAGTAAATTGTGCATCGCCTTGTTTTTAATAATATACCATACTATTGATCGATTAATAGGGGGAGACTTTCTGTATTTTTGATTTTTTTAAGTTTTATTGTAATAATAATTCCTTTGCTTTACAATAGGAACTAGAAGGAGCATCTGATGTATATAGCTTTGCTTCATTACCACCTGCTCCGGGGCGGTGTTTCCTTAGTACTCCATCATCAGGCAGAATTACTTTCGAAAGCGGGTTACCAGGTTCTTATCATTGTTGGTGAAGCCCCCGTTGAAACGTTACATATTCCTACGGCTGTGTTACCCCTTCTCGCCTATGATTCAGTGCGTACAGCGCCTGGTTCTGCCGAAGATACCCCTGAATCCCTCGCTCAGAATATACAAAACGCCATGCTGAACCATTGGGGAAGGCTCGCAGATGTGCTCCATGTGCATAATCCTCTCTTGCGTAAAAATCGATTGCTACTGCCTGCGTTAAGTCTGCTTCAGAAGCAGGGAGTGAACCTCCTGCTTCATAATCATGATTTTGCGGAAGATTTCAGACCTGATGTTTACAATACGGACCAGAATTATCCTGAAAACTGTCACTATGGAGTGATTAACCGCAGGGATTATTCGTTCCTGCATCGAGCAGGCCTTAAAAAAGAGGGTCTTCATTTTTTACCCAACGCGGTGCTTCCTTTGCAGTACACCAAAGGACTTGCACGGCGGCGTTTTGTCTATCCTGTACGGGCTATACGGAGAAAAAATATTGGGGAAGCACTCCTCCTTTCGCTCTTTTTACCAAAGGGTACAAGCATCGCCATAACCCTACCTCCCACAGCAACAAGCCCTGATCTTCCCTACTATGAATTCTGGAAGCGGGTCGCCCACGAATTAAATCTCCCGGTTGAATTTGAGGTGGGTCTTCATGAAGGTATTGCCGATATTATGGGAAGTGCTCAGGCTGTTGTAACCACTTCGGTAAAAGAAGGCTTTGGTTTTTCCTTTCTCGAACCCTGGACTGCGGATCTGCCAGTTCTAGGACGACGGATTGGCCAAATCTGCTCAGACTTTGAGCGGGATGGTATCCAGTTCCCCCACATGTACGACGGGCTCCTTATTCCTATGGCTTATTTATCGCCGCCACTCCTCAGGAAAAAACTGGAACAGGTGTTAATAGAAACCTGTACAGCCTTTGGTCTTGAAATAGAATGTCATACCCTTAAAACACTAACCGATGATATCTTCTCTCAGGAGGTCTTTGACTTTGGCAAGCTCGATGAGGAATTCCAGATGGACATTCTCGAAATGGTAGCATCCAATGCGATAGCCCGACAGGATATCATCGATATTAATCCCTTTTTGGCAACCCTGGCAAGCTGGGACATGAATACCCATGAGGATATCATTCAGGCTAATAAAGAACTGGTTTTACTTCATTATAGTATGGAACATGCACTCAATCAGCTTCAGATGGCCTATACAAAGATTACTGCAACCCCCGTTCAACATCGTCTTTCAAAAAGTGTACTTCTGGATCTCTTTCTGGACCCTCTTAAGCTGTATCCTGTTGGTATTATCCACAAAGGAAGTCATTTGTCACTCCCCGGCTCTGATTCACAGGCCTTCTCAAAGGCAGAGCCCCAATGAATTTACATAGGTTAACCCCAATGGAAAAACTGCGTCAGGAAACTCATCTGGTGTCGTTAATTCAGAAATTATCCAAAGCAACTGCGGTTGTTCCCCCACAATGCCTTCCCCTACAATTCGAGCCCTACCGTTCAAGCCGAATAATCAAGCACTCTCAGGGTGGTTCTAAGGTCAATATTCAGCTTAATGGCCCTCTCTCAGATATTAGGGTCATCCTCTTTGATATTTATGGTACCCTGTTTTCTTCCGCCGCGGGCGATATTGGTACCGAAGGCCCGCCACTCTTTAAATGTCCAGAACCTGACTCAGTTTTGACCTGTTATGAACAGGAAGCGGCTTATTTCCGTAAAGCCGTGCTGGAGCGGCATCTTACTGCTTATGCAGTAACACCCTATCCTGAAGTGCGGGTAGAAGAAATCTGGGAAGCCTATCAGGATAAACCAGAGAACCTATCTGGGGCTGAGTATGCACTCCGTTACGAATTGGAACATAATCCGGTTACACCTATGCCAGGAGCTCTGAACTGCATACGCACATTACTAGAAAAAGGATTCGAACTCGGTATTGTATCGAATGCCCAGTTTTATACGCCCCTCCTTTTCAAAGCTTTTTGGGGAGCAGACCCAATTGAGTTAGGTTTTACCGAAGCTTTTATTGCATATTCATATATCCATGGCAGGGCTAAACCGGATCCTGAATTATTCAAGATCGTACTGGATGAAGTAAGATCAAAAGGATATCAGGTTGATGAATGTCTCTATGTGGGCAACGATATGCTTAATGATGTATTTGGTGCAAAAAATGTAGGCATGCGAGCAGCCCTCTTTGCAGGGGATAAGAAATCTTTACGACTCCGAGAAGATAATCCCCTCTGTAAAGACCTCCTGCCTGACCTTGTGATAGATTCCCTCACAGATTTACCCCATTGTGTGGCCAAGGGTCCTAATTATGGATAAACAGGATTTACTCCATTTTTCAGTATCATCCCTTTGCCGTGGGATGGATGTCCTTACTCTTAAGGAACTTATGAAGGGGGTTCCCTGTCGAATTATCTTAAAGCCGAAAGGGTCCTTGGTTTTGGCCGCCGGGAGCCGTTATAACGAACTGCATCTTTTATTGGAAGGCTCGGTACAGGCGGTTATGGAACATGAAAATGGTAAATCTGTTGTCATAGAGACCATAGAAGCTCCAGATCCGATTGCCCCTGCCATCCTCTTTGCTCCCTGTCAAGTTCTTCCGGTTACAGTGTTAGCTGAGTCAGACTGCAGAATGCTGGTTTTGCCTCTGGAAACCATACTTGACCTTTGCCAAAAAGACCGGCAGTTCCTCATCAATTTTCTCACTGAGATTGGCGGAAAACTGTCTCTTTTTGCAGAAAAATTTAAACTCCTTGAATTTTCGAG harbors:
- a CDS encoding HAD family hydrolase encodes the protein MEKLRQETHLVSLIQKLSKATAVVPPQCLPLQFEPYRSSRIIKHSQGGSKVNIQLNGPLSDIRVILFDIYGTLFSSAAGDIGTEGPPLFKCPEPDSVLTCYEQEAAYFRKAVLERHLTAYAVTPYPEVRVEEIWEAYQDKPENLSGAEYALRYELEHNPVTPMPGALNCIRTLLEKGFELGIVSNAQFYTPLLFKAFWGADPIELGFTEAFIAYSYIHGRAKPDPELFKIVLDEVRSKGYQVDECLYVGNDMLNDVFGAKNVGMRAALFAGDKKSLRLREDNPLCKDLLPDLVIDSLTDLPHCVAKGPNYG
- a CDS encoding Crp/Fnr family transcriptional regulator yields the protein MDKQDLLHFSVSSLCRGMDVLTLKELMKGVPCRIILKPKGSLVLAAGSRYNELHLLLEGSVQAVMEHENGKSVVIETIEAPDPIAPAILFAPCQVLPVTVLAESDCRMLVLPLETILDLCQKDRQFLINFLTEIGGKLSLFAEKFKLLEFSSLRKRIAVFLAHRLDGTTYTLPFPKEKLAEYLSVARPSLSRELSEMAAEGILKIEGRTITVLDKKRFHFLITE